In Apium graveolens cultivar Ventura chromosome 10, ASM990537v1, whole genome shotgun sequence, the following are encoded in one genomic region:
- the LOC141693993 gene encoding putative glutathione S-transferase, producing MGHQGVKLLGSWASPYSRRVEIALKLKGIDYEFCAESLSPKSQDILKYNPVHKKIPILLHNGKPVVESLVIVEYIDETWSSGPSILPSDPLGKSYARFWAKFIDDKLMPAIINIRRCQGEERVKAIDVVVELFKVLENELKGKKFFGGDSIGLVDIAANFIALWLPLHQEIMGIQIVTKEKLPIFCAWIDEYLNTSIIKQSLPSRDELSTALLAYHK from the exons ATGGGTCATCAAGGTGTTAAGTTACTAGGTTCATGGGCTAGTCCATATAGCCGAAGAGTCGAAATTGCTCTTAAATTGAAAGGTATAGATTATGAGTTTTGTGCAGAAAGCTTGTCTCCAAAGAGCCAAGATATTCTTAAGTACAACCCTGTTCATAAGAAGATCCCTATCCTCTTGCACAATGGCAAGCCGGTTGTTGAATCTCTTGTTATTGTCGAGTATATTGATGAGACATGGAGTTCTGGACCTTCCATTTTGCCTTCAGACCCTCTCGGAAAATCCTATGCCCGATTTTGGGCTAAATTCATCGACGATAAG TTAATGCCTGCGATAATAAATATTCGTCGTTGCCAAGGCGAAGAACGAGTGAAAGCCATTGATGTAGTAGTTGAACTTTTTAAAGTACTAGAAAATGAACTGAAAGGGAAGAAATTCTTTGGAGGGGACAGTATTGGACTAGTTGACATTGCGGCTAATTTCATTGCACTATGGCTTCCACTTCATCAAGAGATAATGGGGATACAAATTGTGACCAAAGAGAAGCTTCCTATTTTTTGTGCATGGATTGATGAGTACCTCAACACCAGTATTATTAAACAGAGTTTGCCTTCTAGAGATGAACTATCTACGGCCTTACTTGCTTATCACAAATAA
- the LOC141693345 gene encoding uncharacterized protein LOC141693345 isoform X1 has protein sequence MLFQLNVAHSRFTSKPYAININACSSDTASGEERSSKRRPLLLGIRALALSLLPVNSVLAEGIMEEITELRKRADEFLCMFNKVQNESKDRFKEIEESRLKLAQLQTTLER, from the exons ATGCTG TTTCAACTTAATGTGGCACACTCAAGATTCACTTCAAAGCCTTATGCAATCAATATTAATGCCTGCTCCAGTGACACAGCTTCTGGGGAAGAAA GAAGTTCTAAGAGAAGGCCACTATTACTAGGAATCAGGGCCCTTGCTTTGAGTCTACTCCCTGTAAATTCTGTGTTGGCTGAAGGTATCATG GAAGAGATAACAGAGTTGAGAAAGAGAGCTGATGAGTTTCTGTGCATGTTTAATAAAGTTCAAAATGAGAGTAAAGACAGATTTAAAGAAATAGAGGAATCCCGATTGAAACTGGCACAACTACAGACTACCCTTGAAAGGTAG
- the LOC141693411 gene encoding putative glutathione S-transferase has product MTNEEVRVIGAMESAFSRRVEIALKMKGVKYEYVLENLSNKSPELLKYNPIHKKVPVFLHNGRPIVESLVILEYIDETWTSGPSILPKDPYERAISRFWANFIDTKILGALTKIYISKGKEQDANEEIVELLSILENELKDKKFFGGESIGLVDIVANLIALWLDVIQQGVGKEIFTKQTHPKLFKWSEEYMNCSIIKETLPPRADLLPHYFPSAYASK; this is encoded by the exons ATGACCAATGAAGAAGTGAGGGTTATTGGTGCTATGGAAAGTGCCTTTAGCAGAAGAGTGGAAATTGCTTTGAAGATGAAGGGAGTGAAATATGAATATGTATTAGAAAACCTTTCGAACAAGAGTCCTGAACTTCTCAAGTATAACCCTATACATAAAAAGGTTCCGGTGTTCTTGCACAATGGAAGACCAATTGTAGAGTCACTGGTCATTCTTGAATACATTGATGAAACCTGGACATCAGGTCCATCTATATTACCTAAAGATCCTTATGAACGTGCCATTTCGCGTTTTTGGGCCAATTTCATAGATACTAAG ATATTGGGCGCGTTGACAAAAATTTATATAAGCAAAGGCAAGGAACAAGATGCCAATGAAGAAATAGTTGAGTTGCTAAGTATACTGGAGAATGAACTCAAGGACAAGAAGTTCTTTGGAGGGGAGAGTATCGGACTGGTTGACATTGTGGCTAATCTTATAGCACTTTGGCTTGATGTTATTCAACAAGGTGTAGGAAAAGAGATATTTACGAAACAGACACATCCTAAACTGTTTAAATGGAGTGAAGAGTACATGAATTGCAGCATTATTAAAGAGACATTGCCTCCCAGAGCTGATTTACTTCCCCACTATTTCCCGTCCGCCTATGCTTCTAAATAA
- the LOC141693345 gene encoding photosynthetic NDH subunit of lumenal location 1, chloroplastic-like isoform X3 produces MLFQLNVAHSRFTSKPYAININACSSDTASGEERSSKRRPLLLGIRALALSLLPVNSVLAEDGYSYVYPSDWRVRKLTSFLK; encoded by the exons ATGCTG TTTCAACTTAATGTGGCACACTCAAGATTCACTTCAAAGCCTTATGCAATCAATATTAATGCCTGCTCCAGTGACACAGCTTCTGGGGAAGAAA GAAGTTCTAAGAGAAGGCCACTATTACTAGGAATCAGGGCCCTTGCTTTGAGTCTACTCCCTGTAAATTCTGTGTTGGCTGAAG ATGGCTATTCATATGTTTACCCTTCAGATTGGAGGGTAAGAAAACTTACTAGTTTCTTGAAATAA
- the LOC141693345 gene encoding uncharacterized protein LOC141693345 isoform X2 — protein MLLNVAHSRFTSKPYAININACSSDTASGEERSSKRRPLLLGIRALALSLLPVNSVLAEGIMEEITELRKRADEFLCMFNKVQNESKDRFKEIEESRLKLAQLQTTLER, from the exons ATGCTG CTTAATGTGGCACACTCAAGATTCACTTCAAAGCCTTATGCAATCAATATTAATGCCTGCTCCAGTGACACAGCTTCTGGGGAAGAAA GAAGTTCTAAGAGAAGGCCACTATTACTAGGAATCAGGGCCCTTGCTTTGAGTCTACTCCCTGTAAATTCTGTGTTGGCTGAAGGTATCATG GAAGAGATAACAGAGTTGAGAAAGAGAGCTGATGAGTTTCTGTGCATGTTTAATAAAGTTCAAAATGAGAGTAAAGACAGATTTAAAGAAATAGAGGAATCCCGATTGAAACTGGCACAACTACAGACTACCCTTGAAAGGTAG